One part of the Lycium ferocissimum isolate CSIRO_LF1 chromosome 8, AGI_CSIRO_Lferr_CH_V1, whole genome shotgun sequence genome encodes these proteins:
- the LOC132067438 gene encoding serine/threonine-protein phosphatase PP2A-2 catalytic subunit-like codes for MPPHGDVDRQISQLMECKPLTELEVKTLCDQARAILVEEWNVQPVKCPVTVCGDIHGQFYDLIELFKIGGNAPDTNYLFMGDYVDRGYYSVETVTLLVALKVRYRDRITILRGNHESRQITQVYGFYDECLRKYGNANVWKYFTDLFDYLPLTALIESQIFCLHGGLSPSLDTLDNIRALDRIQEVPHEGPMCDLLWSDPDDRCGWGISPRGAGYTFGQDIASQFNHTNGLSLISRAHQLVMEGFNWCQDKNVVTVFSAPNYCYRCGNMAAILEISENMEQNFLQFDPAPRQIEPDTTRKTPDYFL; via the exons ATGCCGCCGCACGGGGATGTAGATCGGCAGATCTCACAATTAATGGAATGCAAGCCATTAACAGAGTTGGAAGTGAAGACGTTATGTGATCAAGCGAGAGCGATACTTGTTGAGGAATGGAATGTGCAACCTGTTAAATGTCCCGTAACGGTTTGCGGTGATATTCACGGACAGTTttatgatttgattgagctgttTAAGATTGGTGGCAATGCTCCTGATACTAATTACCTCTTTATGGGAGATTATGTTG ACCGTGGATACTATTCTGTCGAGACTGTCACACTATTGGTTGCTCTGAAGGTCCGTTATAGAGATAGAATCACAATTCTTAGGGGAAACCACGAAAGCCGACAGATCACTCAAGT GTATGGGTTTTATGATGAATGCTTGAGGAAGTATGGAAATGCTAATGTTTGGAAGTATTTCACTGATCTCTTTGATTATCTACCATTGACGGCACTCATAGAGAGTCAG ATATTCTGTTTGCATGGAGGACTCTCACCATCCCTTGATACACTTGATAACATCCGAGCACTGGACCGTATACAAGAG GTGCCACATGAAGGGCCAATGTGTGATCTCCTGTGGTCTGATCCAGACGATCGTTGTGGTTGGGGAATATCACCTCGAGGGGCTGGTTACACATTTGGACAGGATATAGCATCTCAGTTCAATCACACTAATGGTCTCTCACTGATTTCTAGAGCCCATCAGCTTGTCATGGAAGGTTTCAATTGGTGTCAG GATAAGAATGTTGTAACTGTATTTAGTGCTCCAAACTATTGTTACAGATGTGGTAATATGGCTGCAATTCTAGAAATAAGTGAAAATATGGAGCAGAATTTCCTTCAGTTTGACCCAGCTCCACGGCAGATCGAGCCTGATACTACAAGGAAGACTCCTGACTACTTCTTGTGA
- the LOC132067439 gene encoding uncharacterized protein LOC132067439, with translation MDSPFSRAILVCIIISSIFLSVSSSPNTSLGIDAEERDESIVGRRHLMSFKEMPIGTNITYDCSPSGPCVPCTYSEKKDEKYRCSETGYRIPFKCIEIKASSKEVKSSKGNKNRSALEETYAAVRPHVMKHNEQDLTASVRQRNLRDDSSTSKSGTHTYITYRSCVLSVNEEKLSVLGFEVIMLGLLIVSGSTIFFKKRRAASVPGGGLVRLPTKSRF, from the exons ATGGATTCTCCATTTTCGCGGGCAATACTTGTATGCATCATCATCTCCTCCATATTCCTTTCAGTTTCTTCATCTCCAAACACGTCCTTAGGGATCGATGCGGAAGAAAGAGATGAAAGCATAGTAGGGCGTAGACATTTGATGAGCTTCAAAGAAATGCCTATTGGTACAAATATCACTTACGATTGTTCTCCTTCTGGTCCTTGTGTTCCTTGTACTTACTCCGAAAAG AAGGATGAAAAGTATAGGTGCAGTGAAACTGGGTATCGTATCCCTTTCAAATGTATAGAGATTAAAGCTAGTTCAAAGGAAGTGAAGAGCAGTAAAGGAAATAAGAACCGCTCTGCTCTAGAGGAGACTTATGCTGCAGTAAGACCACATGTCATGAAGCATAATGAACAAGATCTTACCGCCTCGGTAAGACAAAGAAATTTGCGGGATGATTCATCGACATCAAAGAGTGGAACGCATACGTATATAACGTATAGGAGCTGTGTACTTTCAGTAAATGAAGAGAAGCTGTCAGTACTCGGCTTTGAG GTGATTATGCTGGGCTTGCTGATCGTCAGTGGTTCAACAATATTCTTCAAAAAAAGGCGAGCTGCTTCTGTACCTGGTGGTGGACTAGTCAGACTTCCGACTAAATCTCGATTCTGA